A single genomic interval of Salmo trutta chromosome 13, fSalTru1.1, whole genome shotgun sequence harbors:
- the LOC115205240 gene encoding serine protease 23, with protein sequence MSPHPNSGLAHPSTSVLLLSLLLPLSLSSRALPHQDPVHLPSLVPHVPLPLSRSRFSAQAQLDFTTHCNASCYHKGEQERRRDHLTEQLAFETLYADGSRTLTTMDVEDEDDYEGTISPAIQPPPMRGWRVTSRPRRQKRQIYGADGRFNIRGDHFLLDYPFSTAVRISTGCTGVLVSQRHVLTAAHCVHDGKDYVKGARKLRVGFLTPPYINGTKPSQTPTKIPLVRWVRVKSTRVPKGWIQGPQEVSMDFDYALLELRWPHRRPFMRLSVAPSSDDLAGKRIHFSGFDSDRPGELVYRFCPVEDESNDLIYQHCDARPGASGSGVYGRVWDTALERWERKVIGIFSGHQWLEIDGENRDYNVAVRFTPLKFAQICYWVHGNRMDCSQD encoded by the coding sequence ATGTCTCCACATCCAAACTCTGGCCTGGCTCATCCCTCCACCTCAGTGCTGCTCCTCtcgctcctcctccccctctctctgtcatcccGAGCCCTCCCTCACCAAGATCCCGTCCACCTCCCCTCACTGGTGCCCCATGTACCCCTGCCCCTCTCCCGCTCTCGCTTCAGTGCTCAGGCGCAATTGGACTTCACCACTCACTGTAACGCCAGCTGCTACCACAAGGGAGAGCAAGAGCGAAGGCGAGACCACCTGACTGAGCAGCTGGCCTTCGAGACGCTCTATGCGGATGGTTCTCGTACCCTCACCACTATGGATGTGGAGGACGAAGATGATTATGAGGGCACCATCAGTCCTGCCATTCAACCACCACCAATGAGAGGATGGAGAGTTACCAGTAGGCCCAGGCGTCAGAAACGACAGATTTACGGGGCTGATGGGCGCTTCAACATCCGCGGTGACCACTTCCTGTTGGACTACCCGTTCTCCACAGCCGTGAGGATCTCCACCGGCTGCACCGGGGTCCTGGTGTCTCAACGCCACGTTCTGACCGCTGCCCACTGCGTGCATGATGGGAAGGATTACGTTAAGGGAGCCCGTAAGCTGAGGGTGGGCTTCCTGACTCCTCCGTACATCAACGGCACCAAGCCCAGTCAGACCCCCACCAAGATACCCCTGGTGCGCTGGGTCCGGGTCAAAAGCACTCGTGTCCCCAAAGGCTGGATCCAGGGCCCCCAGGAGGTCAGCATGGACTTTGACTACGCCCTCTTGGAACTGCGCTGGCCCCACCGCCGGCCCTTCATGCGTCTGTCTGTAGCTCCTTCCTCAGACGACCTGGCAGGGAAACGCATCCACTTCTCTGGGTTTGACAGTGACAGGCCTGGGGAGCTGGTCTACCGCTTTTGTCCTGTGGAGGATGAGTCTAACGACCTGATCTACCAGCATTGTGATGCCCGGCCGGGGGCCAGCGGCTCGGGGGTGTACGGCCGTGTGTGGGACACGGCTCTGGAACGCTGGGAGAGGAAAGTCATCGGCATCTTCTCTGGACACCAGTGGCTGGAGATTGACGGGGAGAACCGAGACTACAACGTGGCTGTGAGATTCACCCCGCTGAAGTTTGCCCAGATCTGTTACTGGGTGCATGGGAACCGAATGGACTGTAgccaggactga